The Congregibacter litoralis KT71 genome contains a region encoding:
- a CDS encoding crotonase/enoyl-CoA hydratase family protein, giving the protein MSTVIYETHDRVATLTLNRPERLNAINTQLPGDLREAVERADADPDVHVIVLQGAGKGFCGGYDLVEYAQTPGEMHGNQEMPWDPTLDYAMMSRNTEDFMSLWRASKPTICKIHGAAAAGGSDIALCCDMIVMADDARIGYPPARVWGIPTTMMWVYRLGIENAKRMLFTGDLISGSEAAEMGLIQASVPAEDLDGAVAALCDRIKGVPRNQLMMSKMVVNQAYEAMGLANTQRFANFFDGVARHSPEGLWFRERAVDVGFKQAVAERDSGANIAEGVSKDLGPARPGD; this is encoded by the coding sequence ATGTCCACGGTGATTTATGAAACCCATGATCGCGTTGCAACACTCACGCTCAATCGCCCCGAGCGCCTGAACGCTATCAATACGCAGTTGCCTGGCGATCTGCGGGAGGCCGTGGAGCGGGCGGATGCGGATCCCGACGTACATGTCATTGTTCTTCAGGGTGCCGGGAAGGGCTTCTGCGGCGGCTACGACCTCGTGGAGTACGCCCAGACCCCCGGAGAAATGCACGGCAATCAGGAGATGCCCTGGGACCCCACGCTGGATTACGCCATGATGTCCCGCAACACCGAGGACTTTATGTCCCTCTGGCGTGCCAGCAAGCCGACCATCTGCAAGATTCACGGTGCGGCGGCGGCGGGGGGGAGCGACATAGCGCTCTGTTGCGACATGATCGTGATGGCCGATGACGCGCGTATCGGCTATCCGCCCGCACGGGTCTGGGGTATCCCCACGACGATGATGTGGGTGTACCGCCTGGGCATCGAAAACGCAAAGCGTATGTTGTTCACCGGAGATTTGATCAGCGGTAGCGAAGCGGCAGAAATGGGCCTGATTCAGGCCTCGGTGCCGGCTGAGGATCTGGATGGGGCTGTGGCAGCCCTTTGCGATCGTATCAAAGGCGTGCCGCGCAACCAGCTTATGATGAGCAAAATGGTGGTGAACCAGGCTTACGAGGCCATGGGACTTGCTAACACGCAGCGCTTTGCCAACTTTTTTGACGGCGTGGCGCGACACTCTCCCGAAGGTTTGTGGTTCCGTGAGCGCGCCGTGGACGTGGGTTTTAAACAGGCGGTCGCCGAGCGGGATTCCGGCGCAAACATCGCCGAGGGAGTCAGCAAGGACCTGGGGCCTGCGCGACCGGGTGACTGA
- a CDS encoding DUF1800 domain-containing protein, producing the protein MTRHGPLFRNACLAAVFVLLAACGGGSGGGSSPSSPVAAPVSPPATPTPPSEEPPVSEEPSEDFPAQLQGINNASRLASRATFGSDFATIESIDAKGAEAWIDEQFALPITSHDAVVDTLLAREAAGEFDELAAREDNDNLSAVFGRLAWWHNTITGEDQLRQRVAYALSQIFVISDEVNALLLSPYGTSNYYDMLLANAFGNVRALLEDVTLHPAMGIYLSHLNNARSDPESGTFPDENYAREAMQLFSIGLFELNPDGSEVVDEQGQPVPTYDNDDIREFAKIYTGLSWGGNNNRFGSDRYNFSEPMRMFDAFHEPGEKRLLNGVTVPAGQEGIVDIQAAMDNLFMHPNISPFLGKQLIQRLVTSNPSPAYVARVSAAFEDNGVGERGDMRAILKAILLDPEALAEPDPQSGFGKLREPLLRYTAMLRQLGVASPDGFYANFGFFVQQLIQQHPLSAPSVFNFYSPNHQPIGELAAEGLVSPEFQITNSNSIIEISNLMRYAVVADLVNDFSEPPFSKASLTLDGFLPLADDVEALLTRLDTVFTYGTLSDDTRSAIRDLVTLLDDPELRVRVAAYLLLISPDYAVEM; encoded by the coding sequence ATGACCCGCCACGGCCCGCTTTTTAGAAACGCGTGCCTGGCCGCAGTATTTGTACTGCTCGCGGCCTGCGGCGGTGGATCCGGCGGCGGCAGCTCCCCCTCCTCGCCGGTGGCGGCACCGGTTTCACCTCCTGCAACGCCTACACCGCCCTCGGAAGAACCGCCGGTCAGTGAGGAGCCTTCGGAGGATTTTCCGGCGCAGCTCCAGGGCATCAACAACGCCTCGCGCCTCGCGTCCCGGGCGACCTTCGGGTCGGATTTCGCCACTATTGAATCCATAGACGCCAAGGGCGCCGAGGCCTGGATAGACGAACAGTTTGCTCTCCCCATCACCTCTCACGACGCCGTTGTGGACACGCTCCTGGCCCGGGAAGCCGCGGGAGAGTTTGACGAACTGGCAGCACGGGAAGATAACGATAATCTCTCGGCGGTATTCGGCAGGCTAGCCTGGTGGCACAACACCATCACCGGCGAAGACCAGTTGAGACAGCGGGTGGCCTACGCCCTGAGCCAGATCTTTGTGATTTCCGATGAGGTTAACGCACTGCTGCTGAGTCCCTACGGCACAAGCAATTACTACGACATGCTCCTCGCAAATGCCTTTGGCAACGTGCGGGCGCTCCTGGAGGACGTCACCCTCCATCCCGCCATGGGCATTTACCTCAGCCATCTCAACAATGCCCGCAGCGATCCTGAGAGCGGCACCTTTCCCGATGAGAATTACGCCCGGGAGGCCATGCAGCTGTTCTCCATCGGCCTTTTTGAGCTCAACCCCGATGGCAGCGAGGTCGTCGATGAGCAGGGGCAACCCGTTCCTACCTATGACAACGACGATATCCGGGAATTCGCCAAAATCTACACGGGACTGTCCTGGGGTGGGAACAACAACCGCTTCGGTAGCGATCGCTACAATTTTTCCGAGCCCATGCGAATGTTTGATGCCTTCCATGAACCCGGCGAAAAACGCTTGCTCAACGGCGTGACCGTGCCGGCAGGTCAGGAGGGCATCGTTGATATCCAGGCGGCCATGGACAATCTCTTCATGCACCCCAACATCTCGCCTTTTCTGGGAAAACAGCTGATACAGCGTCTCGTGACCAGCAATCCCTCGCCGGCTTATGTAGCCCGGGTAAGTGCCGCTTTTGAGGACAACGGCGTCGGCGAGCGGGGCGACATGCGCGCCATTCTCAAGGCGATCCTTCTCGACCCCGAAGCCCTCGCCGAGCCGGATCCCCAAAGCGGTTTTGGAAAGCTCCGGGAGCCCTTATTACGTTACACCGCGATGCTGCGCCAACTGGGCGTTGCTTCGCCCGACGGCTTTTACGCCAACTTCGGATTTTTCGTCCAGCAACTGATCCAGCAACATCCCCTCTCGGCACCCAGCGTGTTCAACTTTTATTCGCCCAACCATCAGCCCATTGGTGAACTGGCCGCGGAGGGTCTGGTGTCGCCGGAGTTCCAGATCACCAACAGCAACAGCATCATCGAGATATCAAACCTCATGCGTTACGCCGTGGTGGCCGATCTGGTTAACGACTTCAGCGAGCCGCCCTTCTCCAAAGCCAGCCTTACGCTCGATGGTTTTCTGCCTCTGGCAGATGACGTGGAGGCACTCCTGACGCGTCTGGATACGGTCTTCACCTATGGCACCCTGAGCGATGATACGCGCAGCGCCATCCGGGACCTGGTAACCCTCCTGGACGATCCGGAGCTGCGGGTGCGCGTTGCCGCTTACCTGCTACTCATTTCGCCTGACTACGCGGTGGAGATGTGA
- a CDS encoding DUF1501 domain-containing protein: MMRKPHDRVLSRRRFLQHSCSLGVASATLGSSLLQLGLARQASAQSEDGYKALVCILLAGGNDSYNMLVPTDADLYGRYADIRSDLALPRESLLMLPGTDGAGRSFGLHPGMPGLRSLFESGQAATLANVGTLRSPMDSAALASGSAALPLGLFSHSDQIQQWQTAVSDERIAQGWGGRIADILEGGNPANGISMNVSLAGNNTFQSGSVSTPYAISSSGDGAPALAGYDGNDEEGEFTRTAIDSLLASSQEKIFRREYSKRLSSAIESQVVFVEALVAAGEPPTAFSDGPFSAALRQVARVIAARGSLGANRQTFFVTVGGWDHHDDVIDNQAAMLPAIDAGLLEFQTAMNAMGMAESVTTFTTSDFGRTLTSNGKGSDHGWGGHHLIMGGAVNGGQFYGDYPDIYPGNPLDVGRGIYAPTTSVDEYFAELALWFGVSTTDLTTVLPNVERFVNLGAGTAPLGFLQG, encoded by the coding sequence ATGATGAGAAAACCTCATGACCGTGTACTGAGTCGTCGGCGTTTTTTGCAGCACAGCTGCTCCCTCGGCGTCGCCAGCGCCACCCTGGGTTCCAGCCTTCTTCAACTGGGACTTGCCCGGCAGGCCAGCGCCCAGAGCGAGGATGGATACAAAGCCCTGGTATGCATTCTTCTCGCAGGCGGCAACGATTCCTACAACATGCTCGTGCCTACGGATGCGGACCTTTACGGGCGCTACGCTGACATCCGCAGCGATCTTGCCCTGCCTCGGGAATCGCTGTTGATGCTCCCCGGCACCGATGGCGCCGGGCGAAGCTTCGGCCTTCACCCCGGCATGCCCGGTCTTCGGTCGCTGTTTGAGAGCGGACAGGCCGCCACCCTGGCCAACGTAGGCACGCTCCGGTCGCCTATGGACAGCGCTGCCCTGGCCTCCGGGAGCGCGGCACTGCCCCTGGGGCTTTTCTCCCACTCCGACCAGATACAGCAATGGCAGACCGCCGTATCGGACGAGCGCATAGCCCAGGGCTGGGGCGGACGCATTGCCGATATCCTTGAGGGAGGCAACCCTGCCAACGGTATCTCCATGAACGTGTCCCTGGCGGGGAACAACACGTTTCAGAGCGGCAGTGTCTCAACCCCCTACGCTATTTCTTCCAGCGGCGATGGCGCGCCGGCGCTGGCCGGCTACGATGGAAATGACGAGGAGGGGGAATTTACGCGAACCGCCATCGACAGTCTCCTGGCCTCAAGCCAAGAGAAAATCTTCCGTCGGGAGTACAGTAAAAGGCTGAGCTCGGCGATAGAGTCTCAAGTTGTTTTCGTTGAAGCTCTGGTCGCTGCGGGCGAGCCTCCCACGGCGTTTTCCGACGGTCCGTTTTCCGCGGCATTACGTCAAGTCGCACGGGTAATTGCTGCCCGGGGATCCCTCGGCGCCAACCGCCAGACATTCTTTGTCACCGTGGGTGGCTGGGATCATCATGATGATGTTATCGATAACCAGGCGGCCATGTTACCCGCCATCGATGCGGGGCTTCTGGAATTTCAGACGGCCATGAACGCTATGGGCATGGCCGAAAGCGTCACGACTTTTACCACCTCGGACTTCGGACGCACGCTCACATCCAACGGCAAGGGCTCCGATCACGGCTGGGGAGGACATCACCTCATCATGGGCGGTGCGGTCAACGGGGGACAGTTTTATGGTGACTACCCGGACATCTATCCCGGCAACCCCCTGGATGTGGGCCGCGGCATTTATGCCCCCACGACCTCGGTGGATGAGTATTTTGCCGAGCTCGCGCTGTGGTTTGGCGTGAGCACCACAGATCTCACCACGGTTTTGCCCAACGTGGAACGCTTTGTGAACCTCGGGGCCGGCACCGCGCCCCTGGGCTTTCTTCAAGGATAA
- a CDS encoding glutathione S-transferase family protein yields MAAAPQEPPLLICGNRNYSSWSLRAWLVLRKAAVDPEVVVLPMDTPEFEARIGDYSPTRRVPVLRMGSECIWDSLAIAETVSERFGDVPLWPEDPQLRALGRAMAAEMHSGFSALREALPMNCRARQRSVEVSPPVSKDIQRIEALWAQARQQSDSSGWLLGDFSIADAMFAPVVLRFRAYALDLSDTTRSYCDHWLKDEDLQHWIGLGEQEPWVIDHEEVGEPTLE; encoded by the coding sequence ATGGCGGCAGCCCCTCAAGAACCACCGCTATTGATCTGCGGCAATCGAAACTACTCCTCCTGGTCACTGCGTGCATGGTTAGTCCTGCGCAAGGCCGCTGTTGATCCCGAGGTGGTGGTGTTGCCTATGGATACACCGGAGTTTGAGGCACGCATTGGGGATTATTCACCCACCCGCAGGGTCCCGGTGCTGAGGATGGGGAGTGAATGCATTTGGGACTCCCTGGCCATTGCAGAGACGGTGAGCGAACGCTTTGGGGATGTTCCCTTGTGGCCGGAAGATCCCCAGCTCCGCGCGCTCGGGCGTGCCATGGCCGCCGAGATGCACAGTGGATTTTCCGCATTGCGCGAAGCCCTGCCCATGAACTGTCGGGCAAGGCAGCGATCCGTGGAGGTTTCTCCACCGGTAAGTAAAGACATTCAGCGCATCGAGGCGCTCTGGGCTCAGGCAAGGCAGCAGAGCGACAGCAGCGGCTGGCTTCTGGGAGACTTCAGTATTGCCGACGCCATGTTTGCGCCGGTGGTGTTGCGATTTCGCGCTTACGCACTGGATCTCTCGGACACCACGCGATCCTATTGTGATCACTGGCTCAAGGACGAGGACCTGCAGCACTGGATAGGCCTGGGGGAGCAGGAGCCCTGGGTCATTGATCACGAGGAAGTGGGTGAGCCCACGCTTGAATAA
- a CDS encoding phytanoyl-CoA dioxygenase family protein produces the protein MIPAGTPADFGADVYAPFTRSRADESREDLQARFHKEGYLYFPRALSDRVEPLLRDMLAVLAPHIHWDENLATPVLAGEPFFESDPFWDAVYPDIQALESLHQLFHGAEAQRLMRLVAGEETFVYPMKMARIAAPRKIGFETPPHQDAFSHHAGPTMAGIWIALHDADESMGRLTILPGSHAGGVRPVFEAKGVGGVQCEIYPDETLWHVSDVGAGDVIIFHSQTVHRAQPNIDKRRVRLSVDTRFCDYGAPVFSTNLEPHHGWRIPGLDWEYVYRHWSSPELCYYWREYPALF, from the coding sequence ATGATCCCTGCGGGAACCCCCGCGGATTTTGGCGCGGACGTCTACGCGCCGTTTACGCGGTCACGGGCTGATGAGTCCCGGGAAGATTTGCAGGCGCGGTTCCACAAAGAGGGCTATTTGTACTTCCCCCGGGCCCTGAGTGATCGGGTGGAGCCCCTGCTACGGGATATGCTCGCTGTCCTCGCGCCGCATATCCACTGGGATGAAAATCTCGCTACGCCCGTGCTGGCGGGAGAGCCCTTTTTTGAAAGTGACCCCTTCTGGGACGCGGTCTATCCCGACATTCAGGCCCTGGAGTCCCTACACCAGCTTTTTCACGGGGCAGAGGCCCAGCGCTTGATGAGGCTCGTGGCGGGGGAAGAGACCTTTGTTTATCCCATGAAAATGGCGCGTATTGCCGCACCACGAAAAATCGGCTTTGAGACACCGCCCCATCAGGATGCCTTTTCCCATCATGCGGGGCCGACCATGGCGGGCATCTGGATCGCGCTTCACGATGCCGACGAGTCCATGGGGCGTCTGACGATACTGCCGGGCTCCCATGCCGGAGGAGTGCGGCCCGTGTTTGAGGCCAAGGGCGTGGGCGGCGTGCAGTGCGAAATTTATCCCGATGAGACTCTCTGGCATGTCTCGGATGTAGGCGCAGGGGACGTGATCATCTTTCACTCCCAGACCGTGCATCGGGCGCAACCCAATATCGACAAGCGGCGGGTGCGCCTCAGCGTGGACACGCGATTCTGTGATTACGGCGCGCCGGTGTTCTCTACCAATCTCGAGCCGCACCACGGTTGGCGTATTCCCGGTCTGGACTGGGAATACGTTTACCGTCACTGGAGCTCCCCGGAGCTGTGCTATTACTGGCGGGAGTATCCTGCGCTGTTTTAA
- a CDS encoding AMP-binding protein has product MLTESYVKGPVEPAVRDLTIGDALREAAAECPEALAMIAGTPKPDQRRQWTYAELLEEAELTARALLTNFETGDRVAVWAPNIPEWIIMEYGCALAGIVLVTVNPSYQSDELAYVLRQSRASGLFLLPEFRGNPMQKHLEKARGDCPDLKKVVLFNEWQAFLATAGDHALPEVKPDDACMIQYTSGTTGFPKGALLHHRGLVNNGAHTLSIMGAAQGGTYMGIMPLFHTGGCVLAVLGALSKRSALVLVEAFEPGLVLALMEEYRAAAMLGVPTMLIAMVEHPSFPERDLSSVKALCSGGSTVPADLVRRLEAAVGAPFTIVFGQTECSPVACMTHPDDSIDDKAHTLGQAMPGVELKVVDPETGATQPVGVLGEFCTRGYHVMHEYFENPEATTKTIDAEGWLHTGDLCSMDERGYCKIEGRLKDMIIRGGENIYPREIEELLFQHPSVGEVAVVGLPSERLGEEVGVFLRPAPNNRLCRDTLFAYLREHLSPQKTPRYWYEVENYPMTGSGKIQKFELRKSWENGEHSEMPAGGG; this is encoded by the coding sequence ATGCTGACGGAGTCTTATGTTAAGGGGCCGGTGGAGCCCGCGGTCCGAGATCTCACCATAGGCGATGCCCTGCGGGAAGCCGCCGCCGAATGTCCCGAGGCGCTGGCCATGATTGCCGGCACGCCGAAACCGGATCAACGCCGGCAGTGGACCTACGCCGAGCTCCTCGAAGAGGCAGAACTCACAGCCCGCGCTCTTCTTACAAATTTTGAGACCGGCGACCGCGTTGCCGTGTGGGCACCCAATATTCCCGAGTGGATCATCATGGAATATGGCTGTGCCCTCGCCGGCATTGTCCTGGTCACCGTGAACCCCTCCTATCAAAGTGATGAGTTGGCGTATGTGCTCCGTCAATCCCGGGCATCGGGGCTGTTTCTGCTCCCGGAGTTTCGCGGCAACCCCATGCAAAAGCATCTTGAAAAGGCCCGGGGCGACTGCCCGGATCTAAAAAAAGTCGTGCTGTTCAACGAGTGGCAGGCGTTTCTGGCCACCGCAGGGGACCACGCTTTGCCCGAGGTAAAACCCGACGATGCCTGCATGATTCAGTACACCTCGGGCACCACGGGTTTCCCCAAAGGGGCGCTCCTCCACCACCGCGGCCTCGTGAACAATGGCGCCCACACCCTGAGCATTATGGGCGCAGCACAGGGTGGCACTTACATGGGCATCATGCCCTTGTTCCATACCGGCGGCTGCGTGCTTGCAGTCCTCGGCGCCCTGTCCAAACGCTCTGCTCTGGTGCTCGTGGAGGCCTTTGAACCGGGTTTGGTACTGGCGCTCATGGAAGAATACCGCGCCGCCGCCATGCTCGGTGTACCCACAATGCTCATTGCCATGGTGGAGCACCCGAGCTTTCCTGAACGTGACCTGTCGTCTGTGAAAGCACTCTGCTCCGGCGGCTCCACGGTGCCTGCAGATCTCGTCCGGCGTCTTGAGGCGGCCGTCGGTGCGCCCTTTACCATCGTATTTGGTCAGACCGAGTGCTCCCCCGTGGCGTGCATGACCCACCCCGATGACAGCATCGACGACAAGGCCCACACCCTGGGGCAGGCCATGCCCGGCGTTGAACTGAAGGTTGTGGATCCGGAGACCGGTGCCACCCAACCCGTGGGAGTACTGGGAGAGTTCTGCACCCGTGGCTATCACGTGATGCACGAATACTTTGAGAATCCTGAGGCCACCACCAAAACCATCGACGCCGAAGGCTGGCTGCACACGGGAGACCTGTGCTCCATGGACGAGCGGGGCTACTGCAAGATCGAGGGAAGACTGAAGGATATGATTATCCGCGGTGGCGAGAACATCTACCCGCGGGAAATCGAAGAACTGCTGTTTCAGCATCCCAGCGTTGGGGAAGTGGCCGTGGTGGGCTTACCCAGCGAACGACTCGGTGAGGAGGTCGGCGTTTTTCTTCGCCCCGCACCCAACAACCGCCTCTGCCGGGACACGCTGTTTGCCTACCTCCGGGAACATCTCTCACCGCAGAAGACCCCCAGGTACTGGTATGAGGTGGAGAACTACCCGATGACGGGATCGGGTAAAATCCAGAAGTTCGAGTTGCGTAAAAGCTGGGAAAACGGCGAGCACAGCGAGATGCCCGCGGGTGGCGGATAA
- a CDS encoding amidohydrolase — protein sequence MSVRKRVLGSVGTVLLAACPALGFGAADTVFFGGPVITMDSDGRVVEALAVEDGRIIAVGDRAKVLALADEDTYRVDLDGAPLLPGFVDSHSHANFIGLQALSADILPPPDGGGASVADIQNILREYLKSEPALLRELGWVIGFGYDDSQLAEQRHPTRQEMDAVSTEVPILLIHQSGHLGVANSLGLKMAGIGPDTPDPDGGAFRRESDGKQPNGVAEEYAFFHLIFSALAKSTDELQDRMALAGAETMARYGYTTAQEGRANPEGVATLKRVADRNALAIDVVAYPDMLMFEDVPVSRDYNHRFRIGGVKLTIDGSPQGKTAWLSHPYHVPPQGQDEDYLGYPAIDVETVNTNVMRAFENGWQILVHSNGDAATDALIGAVRAARKKYPSVENRPVLIHGQVLRKEQVAALDELHIFPSLFPMHTFYWGDWHRDSVLGPERAQNISPTGWVRERGMMFGSHHDAPVANPDSMRVLAATVTRTTRSGEVLGPQHRVDVMTGLRALTIWPAWQHFEEDRKGSLEVGKLADLVVLSDNPLSVDPGDLEDLTVQSTYKEGQLVYQRDQ from the coding sequence ATGAGTGTGCGTAAACGGGTTTTGGGCTCCGTGGGTACGGTGTTACTCGCGGCGTGTCCGGCGCTGGGTTTCGGCGCAGCGGACACGGTTTTTTTCGGAGGACCGGTTATCACCATGGACAGCGATGGCCGGGTGGTCGAGGCGCTCGCCGTGGAAGATGGGCGTATCATTGCGGTGGGTGACAGGGCGAAGGTGCTGGCGCTTGCCGATGAGGATACCTACCGCGTTGATCTTGACGGTGCTCCTTTACTGCCCGGTTTTGTGGACTCCCACAGTCACGCAAACTTTATCGGGCTGCAGGCCCTGAGCGCCGATATTCTGCCGCCCCCGGACGGCGGTGGCGCAAGTGTCGCTGACATCCAGAATATTCTCCGTGAGTACCTTAAATCGGAACCCGCTTTGCTGCGAGAGCTGGGCTGGGTGATCGGTTTTGGTTACGACGACTCGCAGCTGGCAGAGCAACGTCATCCCACGCGCCAGGAAATGGACGCGGTTTCCACGGAAGTGCCGATCCTTCTTATCCATCAATCGGGACATCTGGGGGTGGCGAACAGCCTGGGTTTGAAAATGGCCGGGATAGGGCCCGATACGCCGGACCCCGACGGCGGCGCGTTCCGGCGAGAGAGTGATGGGAAGCAACCCAACGGTGTCGCCGAGGAATACGCCTTTTTCCATTTGATTTTTTCGGCACTGGCCAAGAGCACGGACGAGCTCCAGGACCGAATGGCGCTGGCCGGCGCCGAGACTATGGCCCGCTATGGTTACACCACTGCCCAGGAGGGTCGGGCGAATCCCGAGGGCGTGGCAACGCTGAAACGCGTTGCAGACCGCAACGCCCTGGCCATCGACGTCGTAGCTTATCCGGACATGTTGATGTTTGAGGATGTCCCCGTCTCCCGGGATTATAACCACCGCTTCCGCATAGGCGGCGTGAAGCTCACCATCGATGGCTCACCCCAGGGGAAGACGGCCTGGCTCAGCCATCCCTATCACGTGCCGCCCCAGGGCCAGGATGAGGACTACCTTGGCTATCCCGCTATCGACGTCGAGACCGTCAACACGAACGTCATGCGCGCCTTCGAAAACGGCTGGCAGATCCTCGTGCACTCCAACGGGGATGCGGCAACCGATGCCCTCATCGGCGCCGTGCGCGCGGCACGAAAAAAGTATCCCTCAGTGGAAAACCGCCCCGTATTGATTCACGGTCAGGTGCTGCGGAAGGAGCAGGTGGCGGCCCTTGACGAGTTGCACATCTTTCCGTCGCTGTTTCCCATGCATACTTTTTACTGGGGAGACTGGCATCGAGACTCGGTGCTGGGTCCCGAGCGGGCACAGAATATCTCGCCCACGGGTTGGGTGCGGGAGCGGGGCATGATGTTTGGCTCGCACCACGACGCGCCCGTGGCGAACCCCGATTCCATGCGTGTCCTTGCCGCGACGGTGACTCGCACGACCCGCAGCGGCGAGGTTCTGGGGCCCCAGCACCGGGTGGATGTGATGACCGGATTGCGGGCCCTGACCATCTGGCCCGCCTGGCAGCACTTTGAGGAAGATCGCAAGGGCAGTCTTGAGGTCGGCAAGCTCGCTGATCTGGTAGTCCTCTCGGACAATCCCCTGAGCGTTGATCCCGGTGATCTTGAGGATCTCACGGTGCAAAGCACCTACAAAGAAGGGCAGCTGGTGTATCAGCGCGATCAATAG
- a CDS encoding glutathione S-transferase family protein, with the protein MLTVHHLNNSRSQRVLWLLEELGVEYEVRNYERDLETNLAPPELLEIHPLGKSPVLTDEVNTVIESGAIIDYIVRHYGQGRLAPEPGTPAYENYLQWMHYAEGSAMLPLMLKMYTGRLPDGGEALQPRINSELDNHLGFMDRALADQDWFVADTFSAADIQLSFVPQVGKLLYGLDNFPNLAGFLDRIHARPAYKRALERGGPYAFGS; encoded by the coding sequence ATGCTTACAGTCCATCACCTCAACAACTCCCGTTCCCAGCGGGTCCTCTGGCTTCTGGAAGAGCTGGGCGTTGAATACGAGGTACGCAACTACGAACGGGACTTAGAGACCAATCTTGCGCCGCCGGAGCTGCTGGAGATTCACCCCCTGGGCAAGTCCCCGGTGCTGACAGATGAGGTCAACACCGTCATAGAATCGGGTGCAATCATCGACTACATCGTCCGCCACTACGGTCAGGGACGGCTGGCTCCCGAGCCGGGAACACCTGCTTACGAAAACTATTTGCAGTGGATGCATTACGCCGAGGGAAGCGCGATGCTGCCACTGATGCTCAAAATGTATACGGGCCGGCTCCCCGATGGCGGCGAGGCCTTGCAGCCGCGTATCAACAGCGAATTGGATAATCACCTGGGATTCATGGATCGCGCCCTGGCGGATCAGGACTGGTTCGTCGCCGATACCTTCAGCGCTGCGGACATACAGCTATCCTTCGTGCCGCAAGTGGGCAAGCTTCTATATGGTCTGGACAACTTCCCCAATCTTGCAGGCTTTCTCGATCGGATTCACGCCCGCCCTGCCTACAAACGCGCCCTTGAACGGGGTGGTCCCTACGCCTTTGGCAGCTAG
- a CDS encoding potassium channel family protein, translating into MLINLVLGVATMTVCLALQIALLTRALLYYARHQSALDHASFLGTMSVLSGVMFLLMFGNLGQVAIWALLFQFLGEFSEYSTAFYHSAVNFSTLGYGDIVMSEKRKLLGPIQAINGVLMVGMSTAAVMTTLRDAVKHKTDSWAAEHAPQIRNLVDPDK; encoded by the coding sequence ATGTTGATCAACCTCGTTCTGGGCGTGGCTACCATGACCGTTTGTCTGGCGCTGCAAATCGCCCTCCTCACGCGAGCCCTGCTCTACTACGCCCGTCACCAATCCGCCCTGGACCACGCCTCCTTTCTCGGCACCATGTCGGTCCTCTCCGGGGTGATGTTTTTGCTGATGTTTGGCAATCTTGGACAGGTGGCGATCTGGGCGCTGCTGTTTCAGTTTCTGGGCGAGTTCAGCGAATACAGCACGGCGTTCTATCATTCGGCGGTCAATTTTTCGACCCTGGGTTATGGCGATATTGTCATGAGCGAGAAGCGGAAACTTCTGGGTCCCATACAGGCGATTAACGGGGTATTGATGGTGGGCATGTCCACGGCGGCCGTAATGACGACCCTCCGCGATGCGGTGAAGCACAAAACCGATAGTTGGGCTGCGGAGCACGCACCGCAAATCCGGAACCTCGTTGACCCGGACAAATAA